A segment of the Nostoc sp. TCL26-01 genome:
CGCAGGCTGTTGCAAAGCCGCAGCAAGGTCGTTGATATGATCCGTTGATTGCACAGTTGGTAACTTATTAGTCTAGCGATCGGCTTATTATTACATACTCTGGGGACATTGGCTGTGTTGATATTCTGATGAAGCAGGTGGTCGAGATAAGGCAAGTTTCACCACCAAAGATGAAAAATACCTTTTCTCATACAGTTTTGGATGAGAGTTAATTTTCCCAGTATCAAGTTTAGTTGTAATCTTGACATGGATGAACAGAACGAAGTTAACCTGACATCGGGTGGTCTAAAAAAGCTCGGCAATCTCGCCAATCTGAAAGATAAAATTATTAGTGATGCCATTCGGGAGCGTGGAGGAGGTCAAGGTCAGGTTAATCAATTACGCAGTGATTATCAAAATCTGAGCATTGGTGAATTAGCAAATTTAGCAGCTACAGGAGACGAAGACGCAGAAACTGCCATAAAAATCCTTAAACAAGCTAGAAAAAAACGTGAAAAATATGGAAACTGAAGAATTTCCTATTGGAGAGTCACTGATAGCAGTATCAATTGTTGAAGATCAAGAGTTTAGTGGTGATGAACTGTGTATTGATCAAGTTGAACTATTTTTTCCAGATACAAAAATCACGCTGCTACCAATTGCTGATACTGATGAGATAGAGATATTACAACAAGCTGAAACTAATACTGATGCAGTAGATACTCCCTTATGGTGTCAGTCTTTAATTAGTAAAAAACTAATGATGGTATGGATTTGTGATAACAATCAAGGTTATCAAGATCAGGTGATTTTTGCCTTTGATTCTCTACATCCCAGTATTACATTTATCTCAGAAGGTTCAGTCTTAAAAGTATTTCGTTCTCAGCAAATATCTAAATATAGAAACAATAAATCTGTACAAGCATCAAAAAACTATGTAGCACAAGCAGCATTGAATGAATTAGAAGATGTAGCTTTTAAGACAAGCATCTGAAATTACTTTGAGTCAATCAAAAATGATTTGTACAGAGAATTTTACATTTCCACTGAACAGTTTATAGCGTTTCTTGCTTTAGAGAAGCACATTTTGTTGAGTCTAGGGACTTCCAACTAAAAATATACAATCGCTTTGATGAGCAGGGACGGCAGAGGCGATCGCTTTCCCTTGAGCGCCTAGCCAAAATGCTAAAATCGCTGTATGACAAATGCTTTCATAGGAGGCAGCATGGAAAAAATCGAACTGCAAATAGATGCCACAACCCTAGAAAAAGCATTGGCTTTAGCGAAGTCACGCCATTGTAACTTGTCAGAATTGTTTGCATATGCGATCAATCAGCTAGCCGTGATAGAACCATCAAAATACCCTTTACTAGGATTATTTGCTGATGATCCTGACTCAGTAGATGAGATGCTAGAAGAGGTAATGAAAGATCGGGCAGCACACCCATTAAATCAACGTTTTGAAAAAAGTACTACTTGACACAGATATTCTTTCGGAAAGTCTGAAGCGTAGAGATCAGCGTGTTGTTGCTAATGCGATCGCTTATTTAGCTGTTCATGGTCGCTACACTATCAGCATGATAACAGTCTTAGAAATCGTCAAAGGTTGGCATAAACTCCAACGGGAAGACAAAATTCAGCAGTTTTTTGCTCAAATAGCTGTTGCAGAAATATTAACTTTGCAGTTGAGTGATGCTGAGTTAGCGGGACGTATTTATGCTGATTTAGAAAGAATTGGACAACCCATAGGGTTAGCTG
Coding sequences within it:
- a CDS encoding DUF6334 family protein encodes the protein METEEFPIGESLIAVSIVEDQEFSGDELCIDQVELFFPDTKITLLPIADTDEIEILQQAETNTDAVDTPLWCQSLISKKLMMVWICDNNQGYQDQVIFAFDSLHPSITFISEGSVLKVFRSQQISKYRNNKSVQASKNYVAQAALNELEDVAFKTSI
- a CDS encoding PIN domain-containing protein, producing MKKVLLDTDILSESLKRRDQRVVANAIAYLAVHGRYTISMITVLEIVKGWHKLQREDKIQQFFAQIAVAEILTLQLSDAELAGRIYADLERIGQPIGLADSIIAAIAIQQNLSLVSGNLAHYQRIQTLGYSLQLDNWRT